A section of the Cryobacterium soli genome encodes:
- a CDS encoding DUF6049 family protein, whose translation MVADRNNARRPALPRTRRRLLALLLSAPLVLFPALAVGQSAAAAPAPVATAATNAVPTAKDDDSITLALSPSTSSILHIGEDLHLSVSVTNDSVSPLSSATVGVYLAERALTTRTALNDWLDPDDDRDSGELMLNVPLTAPVQPHSTVSVDVTVPNASLGLFDWSPWGPRGIAATLSTDDTVRASGQSTFVWYPDTSTTQVPTVTPVDLAVAMPITTPAGRTGIIGAEDLAAYTASSGILTRQLDGIIDKPVAIAIDPMIIASIRLLGSAAPPTAVEWLARLDQAENDIFPLGYADADPSLAVQAGASGVPAALSLDFAIDPNLFAASEPVTPPAGPSDATDPATPAPTSTPESPTSTVPTLEQLLAWDYTSTTIAWPADNVVAQGDLAAFAAAGLTTTILASGNVTQSDEDVTASTTTALSSDELGLVDDSAISTALRAAATATTDDAWRAAMAEVSSQIAVVAAANPGAARTLLATMDRGWPPTATRLAQTIQALNDLPWYAPTTLTEAAATPVSTSVTFAPRTEPTGTVDLATRLVDRERELNDFSTALADPVAVTAPNRLALLALLAPAWQSDSTGWRAAVGDDLAESHKVLQSITVTTTGPINVVGSKVDIPITLNNALGQAVTVRVQVVPSNGRLVVGNDVEAVLDASSAKTVSIPVTAAVGNGAVTLRVSLFTPSGAAIDQPSLISVNVRADWEGIGSRIFAALVVLFFGFGVWRNIVHRRSDRALAARAEADPDAESGADAAPIASAEPATDSEPATDSGPAVDPEPTTAPTIEPDDLPTAPRG comes from the coding sequence ATGGTGGCCGATCGGAATAACGCGCGTCGGCCCGCGCTCCCCAGAACACGGCGCCGTCTTCTCGCCCTGCTGCTCTCTGCCCCGCTGGTGTTGTTTCCCGCCCTGGCAGTGGGCCAGTCCGCTGCGGCCGCACCGGCACCGGTCGCCACGGCGGCAACGAATGCGGTTCCCACGGCGAAGGATGACGACTCCATCACTCTGGCCCTCTCGCCGAGCACCTCGTCGATCCTGCACATCGGCGAAGACCTGCACCTGTCCGTCAGCGTGACCAACGATTCGGTCTCCCCGCTCTCCTCCGCGACGGTCGGGGTCTACCTGGCCGAGCGCGCCCTCACCACCCGCACCGCCCTCAACGACTGGCTCGACCCCGACGATGACCGCGACTCCGGTGAGCTGATGCTGAACGTGCCGCTGACCGCTCCCGTGCAACCGCACAGCACCGTGAGCGTGGACGTCACCGTGCCCAACGCGTCGCTGGGGCTGTTCGACTGGAGCCCGTGGGGACCGCGCGGCATCGCCGCGACACTGAGCACCGACGACACCGTCCGGGCGTCCGGCCAGTCCACCTTCGTCTGGTACCCCGACACATCGACGACCCAGGTGCCCACGGTCACCCCGGTCGACCTCGCCGTGGCGATGCCCATCACCACCCCGGCCGGCCGCACCGGCATCATCGGCGCGGAGGACCTCGCCGCGTACACCGCCTCCTCCGGGATCCTCACCCGACAGCTCGACGGCATCATCGACAAACCCGTCGCCATCGCCATCGACCCCATGATCATCGCGTCGATCCGGCTGCTTGGCAGCGCCGCACCGCCCACCGCCGTCGAGTGGCTGGCCCGGCTCGACCAGGCCGAGAACGATATATTCCCACTCGGGTATGCGGATGCCGACCCCTCGCTGGCCGTGCAGGCCGGGGCCTCCGGAGTGCCCGCTGCGCTCTCGCTCGACTTCGCCATCGACCCGAACCTGTTTGCCGCGTCGGAACCGGTCACACCGCCGGCCGGGCCGTCCGACGCCACAGATCCGGCCACTCCCGCCCCCACGTCCACCCCCGAGTCACCGACGAGCACGGTGCCCACGTTGGAGCAGCTGCTCGCCTGGGACTACACCTCCACGACGATCGCCTGGCCCGCCGACAACGTCGTCGCCCAGGGCGACCTGGCCGCGTTCGCGGCCGCGGGCCTGACCACCACGATCCTCGCCTCCGGTAACGTCACGCAGTCCGACGAGGACGTCACGGCGAGCACCACCACCGCCCTCAGTTCGGACGAGCTCGGTCTGGTGGACGACTCCGCCATCTCCACGGCGCTGCGCGCCGCCGCCACCGCCACCACAGACGACGCCTGGCGCGCCGCGATGGCCGAGGTTTCGTCGCAGATTGCCGTGGTCGCCGCCGCGAATCCCGGCGCCGCACGGACCCTCCTCGCCACGATGGACCGCGGCTGGCCGCCCACCGCCACGCGGCTCGCCCAGACCATCCAGGCCCTCAACGATTTGCCCTGGTATGCGCCCACCACGCTCACCGAAGCCGCGGCGACGCCCGTTTCGACGAGCGTCACCTTCGCCCCACGGACCGAACCGACCGGAACCGTCGACCTGGCCACCCGCCTGGTCGACCGCGAGAGAGAACTCAACGACTTCTCCACCGCCCTCGCGGACCCCGTCGCCGTCACGGCGCCCAACCGGCTGGCGTTGCTCGCCCTGCTGGCGCCCGCCTGGCAGTCCGACAGCACCGGGTGGCGCGCTGCGGTCGGTGACGATCTCGCGGAGTCGCACAAGGTGCTGCAGTCCATCACGGTCACGACCACCGGGCCCATCAACGTCGTCGGCAGCAAGGTCGACATCCCCATCACCCTCAACAACGCCCTCGGCCAGGCCGTCACCGTGCGCGTGCAGGTGGTGCCGTCCAACGGCCGCCTGGTGGTGGGCAACGACGTCGAGGCCGTCCTCGATGCCAGCTCCGCCAAGACCGTATCCATTCCGGTCACCGCCGCGGTCGGCAACGGCGCGGTGACCCTGCGGGTCTCCCTCTTCACCCCGTCCGGCGCCGCGATCGACCAGCCGTCGCTGATCTCGGTGAATGTCCGCGCCGACTGGGAAGGCATCGGATCGCGAATCTTCGCCGCGCTCGTGGTGCTCTTCTTCGGCTTCGGCGTCTGGCGCAACATCGTGCACCGTCGCAGCGACCGGGCCCTCGCGGCCCGCGCGGAGGCGGACCCGGATGCCGAGTCCGGCGCCGACGCCGCGCCCATCGCTTCCGCTGAACCGGCCACCGACTCTGAACCGGCCACCGACTCTGGGCCCGCCGTCGACCCCGAGCCGACCACCGCACCGACCATCGAACCCGACGACCTGCCGACGGCTCCCCGTGGCTAG
- a CDS encoding CCA tRNA nucleotidyltransferase, with amino-acid sequence MQSVAAALARLGDLAASPTISRLADAFADAGFELALVGGPVRDAFLDRVTNDLDFTTDATPEQILTIVKPIAEAHWDIGRAFGTIGAQIAGEKVEITTYRADSYDGQTRRPDVVFGSSLEDDLLRRDFTVNALALRLPQVTLVDPSNGIDDLLNGVLRTPTAPEISFGDDPLRMMRAARFTAQLGFTLELETAVAMSAMASSIDIISAERVGDELGKLLRADNPRAGIELLVESGLAAIVLPEIPDLRLEVDEHHHHKDVYQHTLTVLDQAIGYERSRKNLAEPDLVVRLAALLHDIGKPATRRLEPGGVVSFYHHDVVGSKLAKKRLRALRFDNDTISAVSRLVELHLRFFGYTEGAWTDSAVRRYVRDAGDQLERLHILTRADVTTRNRRKADRLGFAYDDLEQRISELAAQEEMEAVRPDLDGEEIMAVLGLTPGREVGEAYRYLLEQRLDDGPLGTEEATRRLQSWWAAREA; translated from the coding sequence ATGCAGAGCGTCGCGGCAGCCCTCGCAAGACTGGGCGACCTGGCTGCCTCCCCCACCATTTCCCGTTTGGCGGATGCGTTCGCGGACGCCGGTTTCGAACTGGCCCTCGTCGGCGGTCCGGTGCGAGACGCGTTCCTGGACCGCGTCACCAACGACCTCGATTTCACCACCGACGCCACCCCGGAGCAGATCCTCACCATCGTGAAGCCGATCGCCGAGGCGCATTGGGACATCGGCCGGGCCTTCGGCACCATCGGCGCCCAGATCGCCGGCGAGAAGGTGGAGATCACCACCTACCGCGCCGACAGTTACGACGGCCAGACCCGTCGCCCCGACGTGGTGTTCGGCTCCAGCCTGGAGGACGACCTGCTGCGCCGCGATTTCACGGTGAACGCCCTGGCGCTGCGGCTGCCGCAGGTGACGCTCGTCGATCCGTCCAACGGAATCGACGATCTCCTCAACGGGGTTCTGCGCACGCCGACGGCGCCCGAGATCTCGTTCGGCGATGACCCGCTGCGGATGATGCGGGCCGCGCGGTTCACCGCGCAGCTCGGCTTCACCCTCGAGCTGGAGACCGCGGTGGCCATGTCGGCCATGGCCTCGAGCATCGACATCATCTCGGCGGAACGCGTCGGCGACGAACTCGGAAAGCTGCTGCGGGCGGACAACCCGCGGGCCGGCATCGAACTGCTCGTGGAGTCGGGCCTGGCCGCCATCGTTCTGCCGGAGATCCCCGACCTGCGCCTCGAGGTGGATGAGCACCACCACCACAAGGACGTCTACCAGCACACCCTCACGGTGCTCGATCAGGCCATCGGATATGAGAGGTCGCGCAAGAACCTCGCCGAGCCCGACCTCGTGGTGCGCTTGGCGGCGCTGCTGCACGACATCGGCAAGCCGGCGACCCGGCGCCTCGAGCCCGGCGGCGTGGTGAGCTTCTACCACCACGACGTGGTCGGTTCGAAGCTGGCGAAGAAGCGACTGCGCGCGCTGCGTTTCGACAACGACACCATCTCGGCCGTCTCCCGGCTGGTCGAACTGCACCTGCGGTTCTTCGGCTACACCGAGGGCGCCTGGACCGACTCGGCTGTGCGCCGCTACGTGCGCGACGCCGGGGACCAGTTGGAACGGCTGCACATCCTCACCCGCGCCGACGTGACCACCCGCAACCGCCGCAAGGCCGACCGGCTGGGCTTCGCGTACGACGACCTCGAGCAGCGCATCAGTGAACTCGCCGCTCAGGAAGAAATGGAAGCGGTACGCCCCGACCTCGATGGTGAGGAGATCATGGCGGTACTCGGGCTCACGCCCGGACGCGAGGTCGGCGAGGCCTACCGTTACCTGCTGGAGCAGCGCCTGGACGACGGCCCGCTCGGCACCGAGGAAGCCACCCGCCGGCTGCAGTCCTGGTGGGCCGCGCGCGAGGCTTGA
- a CDS encoding single-stranded DNA-binding protein, translated as MAGETVITVVGNLTSDPELRYTQNGLAVANFTIASTPRNFDRAANEWKDGEALFLRASVWREFAEHVAGSLTKGSRVIASGRLKQRSYETKEGEKRTSMELEIDEIGPSLRYATASLTRAQSSSAPRGGAPVAQQQGNDEPWAPSAPAANTGGGDVWNTPGNFSDETPF; from the coding sequence ATGGCCGGCGAGACCGTAATCACCGTGGTGGGCAACCTCACCAGCGATCCGGAACTGCGTTACACGCAGAACGGGCTGGCGGTAGCCAACTTCACCATTGCCTCCACTCCGCGCAATTTCGATCGCGCGGCCAACGAGTGGAAAGATGGCGAGGCACTGTTCCTGCGCGCGAGCGTTTGGCGTGAATTCGCCGAACACGTGGCCGGTTCACTGACCAAGGGTTCCCGTGTCATCGCTTCCGGGCGTCTCAAGCAGCGTTCGTATGAGACCAAGGAAGGTGAAAAGCGCACGAGCATGGAGCTCGAGATCGACGAAATCGGTCCTTCGCTGCGCTACGCCACCGCCTCTCTCACGCGTGCGCAGTCCTCGTCCGCTCCTCGCGGCGGCGCGCCCGTCGCGCAGCAGCAGGGCAACGACGAGCCCTGGGCACCCAGCGCCCCCGCAGCCAACACCGGCGGCGGAGATGTCTGGAACACCCCGGGCAACTTCAGCGACGAGACCCCCTTCTAA
- the rpsR gene encoding 30S ribosomal protein S18, giving the protein MAGKSSGDRRKPLRGAKGGKNAAPAKSIRVGVIDYKDVPTLRKFISERGKIRARRITGVSVQEQRLIARAVKNAREMALLPYAGSGR; this is encoded by the coding sequence ATGGCTGGAAAGTCGAGCGGCGACCGCCGCAAGCCGCTCCGCGGTGCTAAGGGTGGCAAGAACGCCGCCCCCGCGAAGTCGATCCGGGTTGGTGTCATCGATTACAAAGATGTCCCCACTCTTCGGAAGTTCATCTCAGAGCGTGGAAAGATCCGCGCCCGCCGCATCACCGGCGTCTCCGTCCAGGAGCAGCGCCTGATCGCGCGTGCCGTCAAGAACGCCCGCGAAATGGCCTTGCTGCCCTACGCCGGCTCAGGCCGGTAA
- the rplI gene encoding 50S ribosomal protein L9, translating to MSKLILTHEVSGLGTPGDIVDVKNGFARNYLLPQGFAVAWTRGGEKQIEQIKAARVAREHATLEEAQALKVALESTKVKLVVKAGAGGRLFGSVKTTDVAEAVAAAGLGAVDKRKIELSPIKATGEHTATVRLRDELSATITLQVVAAK from the coding sequence ATGTCGAAACTGATTCTGACGCACGAGGTCTCCGGCCTCGGCACCCCCGGTGACATCGTTGATGTCAAGAACGGGTTCGCTCGCAACTACCTTCTCCCCCAGGGCTTCGCTGTTGCGTGGACCCGCGGTGGCGAAAAGCAGATCGAGCAGATCAAGGCCGCCCGCGTAGCCCGCGAGCACGCCACCCTCGAAGAGGCCCAGGCCCTCAAGGTCGCCCTTGAGAGCACCAAGGTCAAGCTGGTCGTCAAGGCCGGCGCCGGCGGACGCCTGTTCGGCTCCGTCAAGACCACCGACGTGGCCGAAGCGGTTGCCGCTGCCGGTCTCGGTGCCGTCGACAAGCGCAAGATCGAGCTCAGCCCGATCAAGGCGACCGGCGAGCACACGGCGACGGTTCGTCTGCGCGACGAGCTCAGTGCGACCATCACCCTTCAGGTGGTAGCCGCTAAGTAA
- the dnaB gene encoding replicative DNA helicase, producing the protein MSIAHLGYADQRGSDQRGSDRGSEYRSTSEPRHSERTPPHDLLAEQSALGGMMLSKDAVADVVETVRAADFYVPKHEIIFDAILSLYAQGEPTDVITVTDELTKLGEISRAGGADYLHTLTSLVPTAANAGFYATIVAERSMLRKLVDAGTRIAQMGYAGEGEVLDLVNTAQAEIYSITGSTETEDYVPLTDAVTAAIEDIEAAKLKDGQFTGVPTGFADLDELTNGFHGGQLIIVAARPALGKSTLALDFARAASIHHDMPSIFFSLEMGRSEIAMRLLAAEASVPLQSMRKGNVEARDWTTIAATRGRINDAPLYIDDSPNMTLVEIRAKCRRLKQRVGLKLVVIDYLQLMTSGKKVESRQQEVSEFSRALKLLAKELQVPVIALSQLNRGPEQRADKMPAISDLRESGSLEQDADMVILLHRESAYEKDNPRAGEADLIVAKHRNGPTRTVTVAFHGHYSRFADMVPGA; encoded by the coding sequence GTGTCGATAGCTCACCTGGGTTACGCAGACCAGCGCGGATCGGATCAGCGCGGTTCTGACCGCGGTTCCGAGTACCGGAGCACCTCCGAACCTCGTCACTCCGAGCGCACGCCGCCGCATGACCTGCTGGCCGAGCAGAGCGCCCTCGGCGGCATGATGCTGAGCAAGGATGCCGTCGCCGACGTCGTCGAGACGGTGCGAGCCGCTGACTTCTACGTGCCCAAGCACGAGATCATCTTCGACGCCATCCTCTCGCTGTACGCGCAGGGTGAGCCCACCGACGTCATCACGGTCACCGACGAACTCACCAAGCTCGGTGAGATCTCCCGAGCCGGCGGCGCGGACTACCTGCACACGCTCACCAGCCTCGTGCCCACGGCCGCCAACGCCGGGTTCTACGCGACCATCGTGGCCGAACGGTCCATGCTGAGAAAACTCGTGGACGCGGGCACCCGGATCGCCCAGATGGGTTATGCCGGCGAGGGCGAGGTGCTCGACCTGGTGAACACGGCGCAGGCCGAGATCTACTCCATCACCGGCAGCACCGAGACCGAAGACTACGTTCCCCTCACCGACGCCGTGACGGCGGCCATCGAGGACATCGAAGCGGCCAAGCTCAAGGACGGCCAGTTCACCGGTGTGCCCACGGGCTTCGCCGACCTCGACGAGCTCACCAACGGCTTCCACGGTGGCCAGCTCATCATCGTGGCCGCCCGGCCCGCCCTGGGTAAGTCCACCCTCGCGCTGGACTTCGCCCGGGCCGCGTCCATCCACCACGACATGCCCAGTATCTTCTTCTCCCTGGAAATGGGCCGCAGCGAGATCGCCATGCGCCTGCTCGCCGCCGAGGCCTCCGTTCCCCTGCAGAGCATGCGCAAGGGTAACGTCGAGGCGCGCGACTGGACGACCATCGCCGCCACCCGCGGCCGCATCAACGACGCGCCGCTCTACATCGACGACAGCCCCAACATGACGCTGGTCGAGATCCGCGCCAAGTGCCGCCGGCTCAAGCAGCGCGTCGGCCTCAAGCTCGTCGTGATCGACTACCTGCAGCTGATGACCTCGGGCAAGAAGGTCGAATCCCGCCAGCAGGAGGTCAGCGAGTTCTCCCGGGCGCTCAAGCTCCTGGCCAAGGAACTGCAGGTCCCCGTGATCGCGCTGTCCCAGCTGAACCGTGGTCCGGAGCAGCGCGCCGACAAGATGCCGGCCATCTCCGACCTCCGTGAATCCGGTTCGCTGGAGCAAGACGCCGACATGGTCATCCTGCTGCACCGCGAGAGCGCCTACGAGAAGGACAACCCGCGCGCCGGCGAGGCCGACCTGATCGTGGCCAAGCACCGCAACGGCCCCACCCGCACCGTCACGGTGGCCTTCCACGGCCACTACTCCCGCTTCGCCGACATGGTGCCCGGCGCATAG
- the hrpB gene encoding ATP-dependent helicase HrpB: MTRISFDPSRLGRGLAFASAIDDLGAALDRSRTVVVSAPPGTGKTTLVPPILADRVPGRVIVTQPRRVAARAAARRLAQLDGSALGSRVGYTVRGERQVSPTTVIEFVTAGVLLRRLLDDPGLDGIDAVIIDEVHERALETDLLIGLLGEVRELRDDLVLIAMSATLDAERFATILGTDACPAPIVTQTAPAHPLEVRWAPSPTPRLDERGVTWAFLDHVASTAVDAHRTLVQSDPAADALVFAPGAREVSEIAGRIRRLAAEFDVRELHGQIPAAEQDAVIGGRSPDAAARIIVTTSLAESSLTVPGVRLVVDTCLSRAPQRDAARGMSGLVTGATPKASAIQRSGRATRQGPGIVVRCVDERTFATAPSHAAPEIQAADLTDAALLLACWGAPSGVGLRLVDPLPPVSLGEALAALRGLGAIDAAERATDHGRALARIPTAPRLAHALRAGSDLVGGRTAAEVIALLSGDLRVADGDAQATLTALRTGRSPDARRWEQDVRRLERFAGATDTARGGNDQTGLIIALAFPEWIARRVDQSPNGATFLLASGTRAGITGQLASADWLAVADVTRAEGRAAAGTGALIRSAAVISEDQAEQAAPQLCTDRVDARFVDGRVVARRERRIGAIIRSSVPVRVPADDGGRDAVRRAVTAHGLGVFIWSDAADALRRRLALLHRELGPPWPDVSDTVLLATLDAWLGPELSDLAVGTPAARIDLAPALRRILPGPAAVDLDALVPERLRVPSGSQVRLGYPPADDSSARPVVAVKLQECFGWAETPRICRGRVPVLFHLLSPAGHPLAVTDDLASFWAGPYSQVRAEMRGRYPKHPWPQDPWSAVPTRHTTRRAALG, from the coding sequence GTGACCCGTATTTCGTTCGATCCGTCGAGACTCGGTCGCGGGCTCGCATTCGCCTCGGCGATCGATGATCTGGGTGCGGCGCTTGATCGGAGCCGCACCGTGGTCGTCAGCGCGCCGCCGGGGACGGGAAAGACCACACTCGTGCCGCCCATCCTCGCCGATCGGGTTCCGGGTCGTGTGATCGTCACGCAGCCACGCCGGGTTGCTGCCCGCGCTGCCGCCCGACGACTCGCGCAGTTGGACGGATCCGCTCTGGGCTCTCGCGTCGGTTACACCGTCCGGGGCGAACGTCAGGTGAGTCCAACCACCGTGATCGAGTTCGTCACCGCCGGTGTGCTTCTGCGCCGACTGCTCGATGACCCTGGTCTCGACGGGATCGATGCGGTCATCATCGACGAAGTGCACGAACGGGCTTTGGAGACGGACCTGCTGATCGGGCTACTCGGCGAGGTCCGCGAGCTGCGCGACGACCTCGTCCTCATCGCGATGTCCGCGACCCTCGACGCCGAGAGGTTCGCGACAATTCTCGGTACGGATGCGTGCCCGGCCCCGATCGTGACCCAGACCGCGCCGGCCCATCCGCTCGAGGTACGCTGGGCGCCCTCTCCCACACCTCGACTGGATGAGCGGGGGGTCACCTGGGCTTTCCTCGACCACGTCGCGAGCACCGCGGTTGACGCACACCGCACCCTCGTGCAGAGCGATCCGGCCGCCGATGCTCTCGTCTTCGCGCCGGGTGCGCGTGAGGTCTCCGAGATCGCCGGACGCATCCGTCGTCTCGCCGCGGAGTTCGACGTGCGGGAACTGCACGGCCAGATCCCGGCCGCCGAGCAGGATGCGGTGATCGGTGGGCGGAGCCCCGATGCGGCGGCACGGATCATCGTCACGACGTCACTGGCCGAATCCTCTCTGACCGTGCCCGGCGTACGCCTGGTCGTCGACACCTGCCTGTCTCGTGCTCCGCAGCGGGATGCTGCGCGCGGCATGAGCGGTCTCGTCACCGGAGCGACGCCCAAGGCCTCCGCCATCCAGCGCTCGGGGCGCGCCACCCGGCAGGGGCCGGGCATCGTGGTCCGCTGCGTCGACGAGCGCACCTTCGCCACGGCGCCGTCGCACGCTGCCCCCGAGATCCAGGCGGCAGATCTCACCGACGCAGCCTTGCTCCTCGCCTGCTGGGGCGCCCCGAGCGGTGTGGGGCTGCGACTGGTCGATCCCCTTCCCCCTGTCAGCCTGGGCGAGGCCCTCGCCGCGCTGCGTGGGCTCGGCGCGATCGATGCCGCTGAACGCGCCACCGACCACGGGCGAGCGCTCGCCCGCATCCCGACAGCTCCGCGCCTCGCCCACGCACTGCGCGCCGGGAGTGATCTGGTCGGCGGGCGCACAGCGGCCGAAGTCATTGCGCTGCTCAGCGGCGATCTCCGCGTTGCCGACGGGGACGCCCAGGCCACTCTCACCGCGCTGCGTACGGGACGAAGCCCGGATGCCCGCCGATGGGAGCAGGATGTCCGCCGTCTCGAGCGCTTCGCCGGGGCGACTGACACGGCGCGAGGAGGCAATGATCAGACCGGACTGATCATCGCGCTCGCCTTTCCCGAGTGGATCGCCCGCCGCGTCGATCAATCGCCCAACGGTGCGACCTTCCTCCTCGCCTCCGGCACCCGTGCCGGGATCACCGGTCAGCTCGCGAGTGCCGACTGGTTGGCGGTGGCGGACGTCACTCGGGCAGAGGGACGAGCGGCCGCAGGAACCGGGGCACTCATCCGCTCTGCCGCCGTCATCTCCGAGGACCAGGCGGAGCAGGCGGCGCCCCAGCTCTGCACCGACCGGGTCGATGCACGGTTCGTGGACGGGCGCGTCGTGGCCCGCCGCGAACGTCGGATCGGTGCGATCATTCGCTCGTCCGTGCCGGTGCGCGTACCGGCGGACGATGGCGGACGGGATGCCGTCCGCCGTGCCGTCACAGCGCACGGCCTCGGAGTGTTCATCTGGTCAGACGCCGCGGACGCTCTGCGGCGTCGCCTCGCGCTGCTGCATCGCGAGCTCGGACCGCCCTGGCCGGATGTCTCAGACACCGTTCTGCTCGCGACGCTCGATGCCTGGCTCGGTCCCGAGCTGAGCGACCTGGCCGTCGGCACTCCGGCCGCGCGCATCGACCTTGCCCCTGCACTCCGACGTATACTGCCCGGGCCCGCCGCGGTCGACCTTGACGCTCTGGTTCCCGAGCGCCTCCGGGTTCCCAGCGGTTCGCAGGTCCGTCTCGGCTACCCACCCGCCGATGATTCGTCGGCTCGTCCCGTTGTGGCTGTGAAACTCCAGGAATGCTTCGGATGGGCAGAGACCCCACGAATCTGCAGAGGACGAGTGCCGGTGTTGTTCCACTTGCTTTCCCCCGCCGGGCATCCTCTTGCCGTGACCGACGACCTCGCATCCTTCTGGGCAGGTCCGTACTCCCAGGTGCGAGCGGAGATGCGCGGACGCTACCCGAAGCACCCGTGGCCCCAGGACCCCTGGTCCGCCGTACCCACCCGGCACACCACGCGCCGCGCTGCCCTGGGCTAG
- a CDS encoding BCCT family transporter has product MAAPRIFYPALGIIVAVVLISILFPVRTGAVLAQLQTLVVAGLGPYYVVLVAFFVIFAVWMGLSRFGDIKLGQDDDAPEFGLMSWFAMLFAAGMGIGLVFWGAAEPLTYFLEPKPGVHGSKPELAAAAMSQTFLHWGFHAWAVYAVVGLSLAYAIHRKGRPVSIRWALEPLLGDKVKGRLGDAIDVTAIVGTLFGVATSLGLGVKQIAAGLRHLGVVDSVSNTLLVVLIVIITLIAIASVVSGVGKGIKWLSNINLGGAALFLVAVLLLGPTMYLLRVFVQSLGGYFQNIVGLTFDASAFTGSAGLDWQGSWTVFYWGWWISWAPFVGVFIARISRGRTVREFVAGVLLVPTLVTFLWFAVMGGSVIKQVWENPAALVDPEVGIVPENVLFDFLAQLPLGPVLAVLAVVIVAIFFITSADSGSLVIDMLASGGETDPPKWSRILWASLVGVVAIALLLAGGLSALQTGAILTAIPVSVVMIGMCIATYRAFRAEHQVLVQVERRVRREEMARRISKSVTNHLENNFDEHFGDQMDGRITAAITDAAGNVSVQTRERRAFWSRRARAATPLEDRPDLGDPASEEMQDLGDLMPQDPQPTADTSAAHPSAADHAEPDAVTPDVALAPDADPEDPRTS; this is encoded by the coding sequence GTGGCGGCCCCGCGGATCTTCTACCCCGCGCTGGGCATCATCGTCGCCGTGGTTCTCATCAGCATCCTTTTCCCCGTCCGCACGGGCGCCGTTCTCGCGCAACTGCAAACCCTGGTCGTGGCGGGCCTCGGCCCGTACTACGTGGTGTTGGTCGCATTCTTTGTCATTTTCGCGGTGTGGATGGGCCTGAGCCGGTTCGGCGATATCAAGCTCGGCCAGGACGACGATGCGCCGGAGTTCGGACTGATGTCCTGGTTCGCGATGCTGTTCGCCGCCGGAATGGGTATCGGCCTGGTGTTCTGGGGCGCCGCCGAGCCGCTCACGTATTTCCTCGAACCCAAGCCCGGCGTGCACGGCAGCAAGCCGGAGCTGGCGGCGGCAGCCATGTCGCAGACCTTCCTGCACTGGGGCTTCCACGCCTGGGCGGTCTACGCCGTCGTCGGGCTCTCGCTGGCCTACGCGATTCACCGCAAGGGCCGACCGGTGTCGATCCGGTGGGCTCTGGAGCCGTTGCTCGGCGACAAGGTCAAGGGTCGTCTCGGCGACGCCATCGACGTCACCGCGATCGTGGGCACCCTGTTCGGTGTGGCCACCTCGCTCGGGCTCGGTGTCAAGCAGATTGCCGCGGGGCTGCGCCATCTGGGTGTCGTCGACTCGGTCAGCAACACCCTGCTGGTGGTCCTCATCGTGATCATCACCCTCATCGCCATCGCCAGCGTCGTCAGCGGCGTCGGCAAGGGCATCAAATGGCTTTCCAACATCAACCTCGGTGGGGCCGCGTTGTTCCTCGTCGCCGTTCTGCTGCTCGGACCCACGATGTACCTGCTGCGCGTCTTCGTGCAGTCCCTCGGCGGCTACTTCCAGAACATCGTGGGTCTCACCTTCGACGCGAGCGCCTTCACCGGTTCGGCCGGTCTGGACTGGCAGGGTAGCTGGACCGTCTTCTACTGGGGCTGGTGGATCTCCTGGGCACCGTTCGTCGGGGTCTTCATCGCCCGCATCTCCCGTGGCCGTACCGTGCGTGAGTTCGTCGCCGGTGTGCTCCTGGTTCCCACGCTCGTCACCTTCCTCTGGTTCGCCGTCATGGGTGGCAGCGTCATCAAGCAGGTCTGGGAGAACCCCGCCGCCCTTGTCGACCCCGAGGTGGGGATCGTTCCGGAGAACGTGCTCTTCGATTTCCTGGCTCAGCTTCCCCTTGGCCCGGTGCTGGCGGTGCTCGCCGTTGTGATCGTGGCGATCTTCTTCATAACCTCGGCCGACTCGGGCTCTCTCGTCATCGACATGCTCGCCTCCGGCGGCGAGACGGATCCGCCCAAGTGGAGCCGCATCCTGTGGGCGAGCCTGGTCGGCGTCGTCGCGATCGCGCTGCTGCTGGCCGGCGGGCTATCCGCGCTGCAGACCGGTGCCATCCTCACGGCGATCCCCGTCAGTGTGGTGATGATCGGTATGTGCATCGCCACCTACCGCGCCTTCCGCGCCGAACACCAGGTGCTGGTGCAGGTCGAACGCCGGGTGCGCCGGGAGGAGATGGCCCGCCGGATCAGCAAGAGCGTCACCAACCACTTGGAGAACAACTTCGACGAGCACTTCGGCGACCAGATGGACGGCCGCATCACCGCCGCGATCACGGATGCCGCCGGCAACGTGTCCGTCCAGACGCGGGAACGGCGTGCCTTCTGGTCGCGCCGGGCGCGCGCGGCAACACCCCTGGAAGACCGGCCTGACCTGGGTGACCCGGCGTCGGAGGAGATGCAGGACCTCGGTGACCTGATGCCGCAGGACCCGCAGCCCACGGCAGACACGTCGGCGGCGCACCCGTCGGCGGCAGACCACGCCGAACCCGACGCCGTGACGCCGGATGTCGCTCTCGCGCCGGACGCCGATCCGGAGGACCCGCGCACGTCGTGA